One genomic window of Etheostoma spectabile isolate EspeVRDwgs_2016 chromosome 5, UIUC_Espe_1.0, whole genome shotgun sequence includes the following:
- the lgi3 gene encoding leucine-rich repeat LGI family member 3 translates to MLELGQRWTRLICLSLLCLCLFLPRESDARRAPKIPRCPATCSCTKDSAFCVDTKAIPKSFPPGIISLTMVNAAFTTIPEGAFSHLHLLQFLLLNSNTFTMIADDAFAGLSHLQYLFIENNDIQALSKYTLRGLKSLTHLSLSNNNLQQLPRDLFKHLDILTDLDLRGNSFRCDCKIKWLVDWMEKTNTSVPAIYCASPFEFQGRRIHDLAPRDFNCISADFAVYETFTFHSVSVESYEFNEDQFVVFAQPDSGFCTVYVWDHVEMVFRMFHNITSRSAVYCKPVVISNSLYMVVAQLFGGSHIYKWEEDPQRFVKIQDIDTTRVRKPNFVDTFQLDEEWYFVVADSSKAGSTSIYRWNSNGFYTHQSLHPWHRDTHVEFVDVGGKPHLILSSASQPPVVYQWNRGQKQFAFFSQITELADVQMVKHFWVRKVLYLCLTRFIGDSKILRWEGQRFVEIQTLPSRGSMAVYPFTVGLRQYLILGSDFSFSRVYLWDDLTQRFQPFQELNMRAPRAFSLVSVDNKDILLAASFKGNTLAYQHLVVDLSAK, encoded by the exons TCgcttctgtgtctgtgtctattCCTACCGAGGGAATCAGACGCCAGGAGAGCCCCCAAGATACCCCGCTGTCCTGCGACCTGCTCCTGCACCAAAGACAGTGCCTTCTGTGTGGATACCAAGGCTATCCCCAAGAGCTTCCCTCCTGGAATTATCTCTCT GACGATGGTGAATGCAGCCTTTACCACGATCCCAGAGGGAGCTTTCTCCCACCTTCACCTACTGCAGTTCCT GCTCTTAAACTCCAACACATTCACCATGATTGCTGATGATGCCTTTGCTGGTCTGTCTCACCTGCAATACCT GTTTATTGAGAACAATGACATCCAGGCTCTCTCAAAGTATACCCTCAGAGGACTCAAATCCCTGACTCATCT atcTCTCtcaaacaacaacctgcagCAGCTTCCAAGAGATCTCTTCAAACATCTAGACATCCTCACAGATTT AGACCTGCGGGGGAACTCCTTCCGCTGCGACTGTAAAATCAAATGGCTGGTGGACTGGATGGAGAAGACCAACACGTCTGTTCCTGCTATCTACTGTGCCAGCCCCTTTGAATTCCAAGGACGCAGAATCCACGATCTCGCACCTCGAGACTTCAACTGCATCAGCGCAG ATTTTGCTGTTTATGAAACCTTCACTTTCCACTCTGTGTCAGTGGAATCCTATGAGTTCAATGAGGATCAGTTTGTGGTCTTTGCTCAGCCTGATTCAGGGTTCTGCACCGTGTATGTATGGGATCATGTGGAGATGGTCTTCAGGATGTTTCATAACATTACCT CCCGCTCTGCTGTGTACTGCAAACCAGTGGTGATAAGCAACAGTCTTTACATGGTTGTTGCTCAACTTTTTGGTGGATCTCATATCTACAA ATGGGAAGAGGACCCGCAGCGCTTTGTAAAGATCCAAGACATTGACACCACTCGTGTGAGGAAGCCCAACTTTGTGGACACCTTCCAACTGGATGAAGAGTGGTACTTTGTAGTAGCAGACAGCTCAAAGGCAGGTTCCACCAGCATTTATCGCTGGAACAGCAATGGTTTCTACACCCACCAGTCCCTCCATCCGTGGCACCGGGACACACATGTGGAGTTTGTTGATGTTGGAGGAAAGCCTCACCTCATCCTCTCCAGCGCCTCTCAGCCACCCGTGGTTTACCAGTGGAACCGAGGCCAGAAGCAGTTTGCATTCTTCTCCCAAATCACTGAGCTAGCGGATGTGCAGATGGTTAAGCATTTCTGGGTGAGGAAAGTTCTTTATCTTTGCCTCACGCGCTTCATAGGGGACTCCAAGATCCTCCGCTGGGAAGGGCAGCGTTTCGTAGAGATCCAGACACTTCCGTCACGGGGCTCCATGGCAGTGTATCCTTTCACAGTGGGCCTCCGTCAGTACCTCATTCTCGGAAGTGATTTCTCCTTCTCCAGAGTATACCTGTGGGATGACCTCACTCAGCGCTTTCAGCCCTTCCAGGAGCTTAACATGAGAGCTCCGCGAGCGTTCAGCTTGGTATCTGTCGACAACAAGGACATCTTGTTGGCTGCCAGCTTCAAAGGCAACACCCTGGCCTACCAGCACCTGGTGGTGGATCTCAGTGCTAAGTAG